A window from candidate division KSB1 bacterium encodes these proteins:
- a CDS encoding ATP-binding cassette domain-containing protein yields MGRALAPLDQMIAGWRGFLGAREAYGRLDTLLRTIPERAARMSLPPLRGQITLEDLVIAVSGRNEPILNGVTLTIEPGTTVALIGPSAAGKSTLARAILGLYRPARGRVCLDGADLHNWDRTQLSQYVGYLPQDVELLDGTVAENIARFGPIEADRVVEAARWAGIHEMILTLPQACQGSSKSPQLGSSKIPHPG; encoded by the coding sequence TTGGGCCGGGCGCTCGCGCCGCTCGACCAAATGATTGCCGGCTGGCGAGGGTTTCTCGGGGCGCGCGAGGCCTATGGACGGCTTGATACGCTGCTCCGAACCATCCCCGAACGCGCCGCCCGCATGTCATTACCACCACTACGGGGGCAGATCACACTGGAGGACCTCGTCATCGCGGTGTCGGGTCGGAACGAGCCCATCCTGAACGGGGTGACCCTCACGATCGAACCGGGGACGACGGTGGCGCTCATCGGACCCAGCGCGGCCGGCAAATCCACGCTGGCACGGGCGATCCTCGGGCTGTACCGTCCAGCGCGCGGACGGGTCTGCCTTGATGGCGCAGACCTCCACAACTGGGATCGGACCCAACTCAGCCAGTACGTGGGCTACCTCCCGCAAGATGTGGAATTGCTCGACGGCACCGTCGCGGAGAACATCGCGCGCTTCGGCCCGATCGAGGCGGACCGTGTGGTCGAAGCGGCCCGATGGGCGGGGATCCATGAGATGATCTTGACCTTGCCGCAGGCCTGTCAAGGGTCATCCAAATCTCCCCAGCTCGGGTCATCAAAAATTCCCCACCCGGGTTAA